The Pseudanabaena sp. ABRG5-3 genome includes the window AGCCTCGCTCTTCGCGCATCAGAGCCGCACTTAAGATCGCACAACGTAAATTTGCCCCCCGCAAATTTGCACTGCGTAAGTCCGCTTCCCCCAGATTAGCATCCATTAAGTTAGCTAGAGAAAGATTTGCGCCAAATAAATTTACCCTTTGTAACATTGCTCCATGCAGATCAGCCTCGGAGAGGTTGGCATTCATCATGATCGCTTGGTTGAGGGTCGCCCCACCTAATTTTGCGCCTACTAAATTGGCATGATTAAAAGTGACTTTGTTTAGATAAGCAAAGACTAAATTTGTGCGTCTAAGATCGGCTTTGGTTAAGTTAACACCAATTAAATCGCTGTTAAATAGATTGGCATTGGCTAAATTAATACTGGCAAAGTCACGCCGACCCGTAGCATATTCCTTCAAAAGTTTGTCTGCACTCATGATTTACGCTGTAAGGTTTGCAAGTTTTCCATTGTTTGCAGGGTGTTGATATGGTAGCGCGATTGTAATCCATGCTCCCCCAGTCTCAGGATGATTTTTAGCAGTGATCGTCCCCTTGTGTAATAAAACGATCTGCTGGGCGATCGCCAAGCCCAAACCACTACCCCCATAATCGAGTCCTGAGCGAGTACGTGATGAATCAATCCGATAAAAGCGATCGAACAAATAGGGTAAGGCATCTTCAGGAAAACCTTCCCCAGCATCAATAGTCTCAATTTCGATGTTGGTATCAACAACACTAGCCCTAATGGTAATACTCTGGAGGGCAGGACTATGCTTGATGCTGTTATCTAATAAGTTGAGCAGTAGTCGATAAATGCGCGACTCATCAACCAGCAAAGATGTTGTCTCATCACCAAGATATTTGAGGATAACCTGCTTGCGATTCGCCAATGGTTCTAACGTTGTCCATACCGATCGCACTAGGGATGCTAAATTTACCTCTCGGAGATGCAAAGGTGGCTCAATCCCCACATCCATCTGTCCTAAATCGAGCAGGTCTTTCACCAGATTGGTAATGCGATCAATTTCACTAAGGAGACGTTCTACCCAAATTCTGGCGGCAGGATCGACTCTTGGCTCGATGGTCTCAGCCACTAATCGAATCGAAGTGAGGGGCGTTTTTAACTCATGGGCAACATCTGATGTCCAGCGATCGCGCTGTTGAGCAATGGCGATCGCCTCTTGACGATCTTCTAAAAAAATTCCTACCTGTCCCTGCTCAAGATAGATACTATAAGCCCGAATAGGTCTACCCTGCTGAGGTACTGGATCAACAGGATCAGGAATAGCGGGATGAAATACCCAATCAACTTGAGAACCCATACTTTGCGATCGGGTTTGTTCAATTAGATGATCGAGTTCATAGGAGCGAATTACCTGTAATAAAAATGGCTTGCGGAGTAGCCCCTGCTGATGGTTATTAATTCCCATCATGGTTGCCGCCCTTTGATTACAGACATTTAAGTGATTATCTTGATCAACTTGGATATAGCCTATTGGGGCAGCCTCAACGATTTTTTCCCACAATAGGCGATCAGATTCATATTCGAGAAATTGATTATTCCCAAATTGATCGCGATATTTTTGCTGTAAATCTTGCTGAATATTTTGTTGAATATTTTGCGCCCAAGATTTAAGGCTATGGAGTGATTTGACCTTAAACACCTGTCGCGATCGCTTCCGAAATTTCCGATTACGTCTCTTTTGGGCATAGTGCCAGCTAAACCAGCAAGCACTAGTGGCGATCGCCCCAATGACAATTCCTACAAGCAGCCAGAGCAATTCCAGTTTCATGGCAACAGGTATATTTGTTTGATTATATACAAAAAGAAAGGGTTGCACAGCAGCCCTCCCTTTGAAATATGTAAAGAATAAATGCGGCGCTTTGCGCCGCATTTATTCTTCTGGGTTTAGGTTGTAATTACTAAAAGTTTAGTAAGTTTCAACATGCCAACGACCATCTTTCTTCATTTGTTTCTCGAAATCCTTCCAAACAGCACCATTCTTTTCGGCTGTTGTGGTCATGAATTCAGCAATACCATCTTCCATACCACGCAACCCACACATATAGGTATGGGTGCTAGGCTTTTGCAGTAATTCCCAAAACTCATCGGCATATTCAGCCATGCGGTTTTGGATATACATCTTTTCGCCTTTATCGTTTTTCTGTTCACGGCTAATCGCAACATCGTAACGGAAGTTACGCTTGTTTCTGTAAGCCAGCCATTCCAGATCAGGCTTATACAAAACTGCACTGTCGGTAGGGACACCAAAGAAGAGCCAAGCTAAACCATTGAATTTATAATCGGGGTGCTTTTCTTTGAACATGCGCCATAGGAAGGCACGGAAAGGTGCAATACCAGTTCCTGTGGCAATCATAATGATGGTGGCATTAGGATCGTCAGGCAAGAGCATTTCTTTACCAACAGGTCCTGTTAGCTTGACATCATCACCAGGTTTGAGGTCGGTTAAGAAGTTAGAACATACACCTTTAACAGTTTCACCTGCTTCGTTTTTGTACTCAAGGCGCTTTACGCTCAAGGAGAGGGTTTTGCCATCAAGATCATCACCAAGGCGGGTAGAAGCGATCGAATAGAGGCGAAGTTTATGGGGTTTGCCGTTTTTATCTTCTCCAGGAGGGACAACACCAATACTTTGACCTTCTAAGTAGCGAAGATCGCCTCCCGAAATATCAAATTTGACATGGCGAGTATCACCAGCAGCACCTGGTCTGACCAACACTTCGTTGGAAATACATTTTGCCGTAAATGGATTAGCGGGGCGGTAGATATTAACGGGAATATCTTTGTCTGAATTTGCACTCATGAGACGTTATGTGGTCGATATATGACAGAAGAACACGCAGTTATTATATTTTTAAATGCGACTTGTCGGTATTCTGTAGCAGAAAGATCTCTTTGATGGGGCAAAGATTACATGTTTATTAATATTTTGAAGCTATTTGTATTGAGGTGATGACACCCCTTAAAAGCATTATTTCTAAAGATAAATAGCAGTTTTTGCAATTTAGCTTAGGCTTAACTCTGTAATGCGTTCAATATTTGCATGAAATGCCATAGAAACGTCACATAAGTTAAAAATATAATCACATATCTTATTTTAAAATTATATTTTAGCCTCGATATATAGCAGCAAGTTACAGAGTTTTGTTTCCCTGCCGAAAGCGGGAAAACAAAACCGTACTTCACTGAAAGCTATATACAGCAATAACTTAATGTTAAGTCTTGGAGGGGTCTCAAATCATGCAAATGAGCATCATGTTACGAAAGGCGATCGCTAATGGCACTCTCGGTTTGGGACTCACTCTGGTAGTACCTGCTGCGAGCTATGCCTTTACATTCCAGTTTGACTACACCTACGACACCAATAGTTTTTTCTCCAATCAAACAAGAAGAGATCGACTTGCTGAAGCGGCTTCTTATTACACCAGTTTCACAGATAACTTAGCTTCTATATGTGTTCCTAATTGTGGAGGGACAAATACTTGGACTCCTAGTTTTTTAAATCCTGCAACAGGACTAGAAATTGATGGCACAACGAATCAAGCCATTAGTGCAAATACTTTACTAATTTATGTTGGTGCAAGAGATATAGGCTCAGGAACTCTCGGAGTGGGTGGCTTTGGCGGTATTTCCTCTGGTAGCGGAACACAGGCGTTTGTCAATGCTTTACAATCCCGAGGGCAAAGTGGTGCGATTGCTCCTACTCCAACAGACTATGCTCCTTGGGGCGGCTCGATCTCTTTTACGACTAATTCATCTGTTGTTTGGAATTTTGGTAATGTTTCTTCACCCCCATCAACTGGACAAAGTGACTTTCTCTCAGTTGCCATTCATGAACTTGGTCACATTATGGGGATTATCTCAGGCAATCCGTCTTGGGACAGTAAAGTTTCTAGTGGATCGTTTACAGGTTCCAACTCAGTTGCACTATATGGCGGCAATATTCCTCTATCAAGTGGTAATTCGCACTGGGCTGAAGGGACGATGAGTACTCTACCAGTGACTAATACAGCCCAAGAAGCCGCAATGGATCCAACGCTCACTACGGGAACAAGAAAACTATTAACTAGGCTTGATTATGCAGGTTTTAAAGATGTTGGCTGGGAAGTACCCGATAGTTTGACCTCAATTCCCTTTGAGTTTAAACCTGATATGGCGATCGCGATGTTAGCGACCTGTATGTTTGGAAACAAAATTTGGCGACATGTGCGTAAGACCCGCAAATAATTATTGGGTAAATCTAGCCTTTTTGCTTTGTTGCTTAGCAGCTTTGTGTCAGCTTGTCTATGTTATTATCGATACAATTGCTACAAATTATCAACTTAAGGTACTTGCTACAAGCTACTAGTTCGTAGTAAAGGGCGAAAAAAGTATCTGCAAAGGCTTCAGCAAAATTGCATTTCTCACTGTGACTAAGATTTTTAAGCTTACAGAATTGTCAACTCTGGAAACTTAAAGATCCGTTTTGATAGCTTGATAAAAAATTAGCAATTCACTAGTTTTTATATCAGCGTCAATTTTTATAATGGGACTTGACATCAGCAGTAGGTTTTGATTGGATCGCGAACAATTAAGAGTTAAGAGTCTAGAGGAGGCTACTTTGCGAACAACGGGTGCATTTGCTCTCATCGACAGTGTGAGACGACAGGGTGTAAAACATATTTTTGGCTACCCTGGTGGAGCGATTCTGCCAGTGTATGACGAAATTTATCAGGCAGAGTCAAGAGGCGAGATTAAGCATTACCTCGTGCGTCATGAGCAGGGAGCCGTCCATGCTGCCGATGGATATGCCCGCGCAACTGGTCAGGTGGGAGTATGTGTGGCAACTTCAGGTCCTGGGGCAACTAATCTGGTGACAGGCATTGCCACAGCCCAAATGGATTCTATTCCGATGGTAGTGATTACGGGACAAGTGCCTTCCTATGCGATCGGTACTGATGCTTTCCAAGAGACAGATATTTGGGGCATTACTTTACCGATCGTCAAACATTCCTATGTGATTCGCAAGCCTGAAGATATTGCTCGAATTGTTGCAGAGGCTTTCCATATTGCGGGTACTGGGCGACCAGGTCCTGTATTGATTGATATTCCTAAGGATATTGCCCAGCAAGCCTTTGATTACAATCCTGAAGTAGAGATTGATCTGCCTGGTTATCAAGCGAAAGTTAAGGGGCATTTACATCAAATTGCTGCCGCGATCGCTTTAATCCGTGAATCTAAACGCCCATTGCTCTATGCAGGTGGTGGTGCGGTTCTTGCCGATGCCCATGCCGAAATCGCCGAACTTGCGAAACGCTTCCAGTTACCTGTGACCACAACCCTCATGGGTAAAGGCACTTACGATGAAAATAATTACCTTTCCCTTGGTATGTTGGGAATGCACGGTACTGCCTATGCTAACTTTGCGGTACAGGGTTGTGATTTGTTAATTGCGGTTGGCGCAAGATTTGACGATCGCGTTACAGGTCGTCTGGATAAATTTGCTCCTGACGCAAAAGTCATTCACATTGACATCGATCCTGCGGAAGTTGGCAAAAATCGCAAGCCTGATGTCCCCATTGTTGGCGATGTTAAGGAAGTATTACAAGCACTTCTCGATGCGACTAGTTACGAAGAAACCATTCAAACCAAGGATTGGTTTAAACAGCTTGATGAGTGGCGCGAAGATTATCCCCTTGAAGTACCAACCTATGAGGGAATTCTCTCCCCACAGCAGGTAATTTATGAGTTTGGCAAGCAGTCTCCCAATGCTTGTTTCACCACTGATGTTGGTCAGCACCAAATGTGGGCAGCTCAGTTGATTAAAACTGGTCCCCGCAAATGGATTTCTAGTGCGGGACTTGGCACGATGGGCTATGGTATGCCTGCGGCTATGGGTGCAAAGGTTGCCCTGCCTGATGAGCAAGTAATCTGTATTAGTGGTGATGCCAGTATTCAGATGAACATTCAGGAGTTGGGGACATTGGCGCAGTATGGCATCAATGTCAAAGTGATCATTGTCAACAATGGTTGGCAAGGCATGGTACGTCAGTGGCAAGAGAGCTTCTATGATGAGCGTTACTCTTCTTCCAATATGGAAGCGGGTATGCCTGATTTTATTAAGCTTGCTGAAGCCTATGGTATTAAGGGTGTCAAGGTAATTGAGCCAAGTGACTTACAATCCGCAGTTGCTGAAATTTTGGCCTACGACGGTCCTGTATTTGCTGACTTCCGTGTTAAACGTGATGAGAACTGTTATCCCATGGTTCCCCCCGGAGCAAGCAATGATCAGATGGTTGGCTTACAAACTCCAAAGCGATCGCAGTTAAGTAAAGAAGCACAAGAGATAGCTTCTGAGCTAGAACGTACCGCTCAACTTGTTTAAAAAAACTGTGGCGCATGCTGCGCGTGCGTCACAGTTTTTAGCTCAATTGAGGGTGTTGTTTTAAAATACTCTTAACAAGATATTAAAGAATGCTGTACGTTATGCGTGCAGCATTCTTTTTTGATGATAATTAGCGACGGTGCTATGCTTTGGATTTGTTAAATTAAAAAGTATGAAACCTGAAAAATCTTACCGCCCAAATGTCGGGCTGATCGTTTTTAATCGCAAGGGAGAAGTGCTAGTTGGTGAGCGTCTGGGCGTGCCTGATTCATGGCAATTCCCACAGGGTGGCATTGATGAGGGAGAAGATCCACAGGTGGCAGCTCTACGCGAGCTTTATGAAGAAGTTGGCATAGATAATGCTGAGCTTGCCTATGTCCATCCTGAATGGCTGTACTATGACTTTCCACCTTCGCTGAAGTTGACAGGCAAATGGGCAAATTATTGCGGACAAAGACAGCGTTGGTATGCTTTTTATTGGGATCATCCTGCATCTGATTGCAAGCTAGATATCCACGATCGCGAATTTCGGGTAGTGCAGTTTATGGCGATCGAGCAGACTCTTGACTCCATTGTCAGGTTTAAAAGAGAAGTTTATCAACAGGTAGTCAAGATTTTTACACCCGTTATTCGTGATTATATTGGTAAATTACGGTGAAATTCACGTTAAATCAGGCTTATATAAAACATAAGTTATTTTCTGTAATTCTGTTTGACCCTATGTACAAATTTGCTTAGTTATTGGCTTAAGAATTAAGAAATTTAAAGCTCCCAGATTAACTAGCTCGACATTCCTATAGGCTTACGATATCGCTAAAAGCATCGCGTCCTATCTTGAAAATGTCTTAGGAGTGTTATCAGTGAATTTGTCGAAATATTTACCCTTGCAATATCTGCGTGTAACTTGGCGTAGAGTTGCTCTATTTTTGATTACTTTATTGGCAGTTGTGAGTTTACAGCATCTCATAGCTGCTCCTAGCCCTGCGGCGAGTTCGCTACCTAACAACTCCACATCTAGTGCGATCGCTGTAGCTTCTGTTCAAAATGGCGATCAACTTATTGCCCAAAGTTCTGATCCCACAACAGTTAATTATGATTCGCTAACCGAAGAGCAAAAAGCCCTTGCTGATAAAATCTTGCTTTTTGCGGGAACATTCGGTCTTGTCGCTTATCTTTTCACTAGCTTCTGTTTGATGAAAATAGCCGACAAACTTGATATTCCTAATAGTTGGCTATCATGGGTTCCCATCGCTCAAATTTGGGTCATGGTACGTGCTGCGGGTAAACCCGGTTGGTGGCTAATTTTATTCTTTATTCCGCTTGTTAACTTTGTGATTGGCTTAATTGTCTTCTTTTCGATACCAACGAGCCTGAATAAATCATCTCTCTATGGTCTATTAATCTTTGTGCCGATATTAGGTGTATTTCTCTACTTTGGTTTGTTAGCCTTTACCTAAAAGAAAGGGACGCGATGCGTCCCTTTCTTTTTTTAGACAATCATGTCTTTGGCTAATTTATTGGCGATCGCTTCACCTTGCAAAATCTCTACTAATTTGAGGGCAAATGCCATAGCTGTTCCTGCACCACGACTAGTGACCACATTGCCATCAACTACCACAGGTACTTCCAGATATTCGCCCACTTCTAGTTGTTCTTTGACTGCGGGGAAGGATGTGGCTTGTTTACCTCGCAGTAATCCTGCATTAGAGAGGACAGTGGGAGCTGCACAGATTGCCGCAACGATTTTATTTGCTGCTGCTTGTGCTTTGATTATTGATGCGATGCGATGGTCTTCACGCAAGCGGAAAGTACCTGCACCACCAGCAAGGACGATCGCATCAAATTTACTCGTATCAACTTCATCGAGAAGTTTGTCGGCAATAATAGCGATCGCATGAGCGCCCATCACCGTTGTCGTTACCAAGCCAGCCGTAACTACCTCAATCCCTCCACGGCGCAATACATCGATAATCGTAACCGCTTCGATTTCTTCAAAGCCTTCAAAAAGGGGAATAAGTACTCTGGTCATGATGTTTATTGGTTTTGCGATTTGGATGGAGATGCTATTGTTTTGAGTCTAATGCGATCGCACATTGATTGCGACCATTATGCTTAGCTTTATACAATCCTCGATCTGCGTTGGATATTAAGTTCATGCACCTTAGATCTGGCGGTGTAAAAAGGCTAATGCCTACACTAATCGTGACACTAATCATTGCTCCATCAGTTGATTTAATAGTCGCCCCAGCTACATTCTCGCGAATACGCTCAGCAACATCACAGGCTTCTAGCAAGGTTGTGTTCGGCAGCAGCACCACAAATTCCTCCCCACCGAAACGGGCAATTACATCGTAAGGGCGCAGAGTAGATTCACAAGTGTGAGCAATCTTTTGGAGAACGAGATCGCCAGTTGCATGTCCATAGCTATCATTAATCGATTTAAAATTATCAGCATCAATCATTAGCAATGACATTGGCTCATTTGAGCGCAACGATCTATTTGATTCAATTTCAAGACAATCCATAATATAGCGACGACTATGTACCTTCGTTAAGGGATCTCGATTAACCATTTCTAAAAGTTGAGCCTGTAGCTCCTCAAGCTCAAATAACAGTTGAACAACAAAGCTGCTTGCTAAGGGCGCAACAACTGCGGGGACAATGACAGCAACCAGCAATGATTTGAGAAGTACATCCAGTCCTTCCCACCACAACAGTGTCATGATTCCGAAAGTGATCACTGCCGACAACAGAATGGAAAACAAAGTGATGGCTAACACTGAGCGAAAATGTCCCAGCCCTAATAGGACTTTTCGCCAAGTATTTTCACTTTGAATGTTTTTTGGGTGAGACATAACATCTAGTCTGTTGCCTGTTGACATTGACTACATAGCCCAAAGAATTCAAGAGTGTGATAGTAGATTTGGAAAGTATGTTTTTTTGCTAGTTGATTACCCAGATCATGAATGGGGCAGCTATCAATCGGTAGGGATTTGCCGCAGTTCAGGCAATTAAGATGATGGCGATCGGCACGGGTGACGCTATAAACCGTTTCGCCATTGGGTAGGGTGAGAGCCTTGATTAAGCCTTGCAATTTGAGCGTTTCTAGCGATCGATATACCGTCGCCAACCCCACACTTTTTTCACTATTGCGTAATTCCGAATGAATATCTTGCGCGGATACCGCGTGATCGTGATGTTGGAGGAGATGTAGCACTCGTTCTTGACTGCGAGTGAGTTTTTCTTTCATGCTTTTATAATGTGTTGCAGCAACCAAGTTTGCGGTTCGGTACTGCAACGAGGTTCAGAACTTAAAAGGATTATAAATCACGCATGGGGTAAAGGCGTTTTCTAATAATTTGGAAGTAACTGGATTGAGATTAGTAATCCATTGGTTATGCACGAGTTCGCCGATCGCACAAGTGCCATAGATCAGAGCTGAGATACCTGCAATGGTGGCGTGAAAGTCGATCGCTATATTTTGCACATCACCGTTATAGCGTTTGACTGTAAGACTACCGCGATCGCCATCTACTCTAAAAATACTCTCATTCCAACTACATTGCGGATCGCTAAGGGCAAAGGTAAATGGCTCACAGGTGATCGGCAAGCCATTCAAAGCCTCAACAACATCTACAATCCTTACCATCCAAGGCTCTGTGATTGATGATTGCAACTTTCCTGCATCGCTGAGCCATGAATGTACATTTGCATTTAGTGGGATGGGCATTTTCAGACTATGGATTTGATCGCGATGGCTAGCAAAAAAGGCGAATAGGCGATCGCGTGATTCTACATCCGTCCAAAATATTGATGAAATTTCAATTTGGCGATCGCTCATGGGTAAATTGCCACTGCTATCAATTCCATAAATTGCTAGGGCAGCAGTTTGGCGATCTCGCTTTACCACCACACAGAGTTTTTGCCGATGTAAATGCCACCATTGGTCATAGGTAAAATTTGTCACCGCTAAACCGTGACTATGGGGTAATAGGGATTGCGATCGCAGATTTTCGTAGAGGAAATTGGACAAAATATCTCTAACTTCAGTCGCGGGAAAGCGATCGCATGACCAGTTATTTTGATTTGGCAGTTTTAAGTAATTCGTTTTTAAGTAATTAATTAAAGACGCGATCGGAATCGTGATTTCATTTGTGGCATTAGCGATTGCATAACCCAGTGATTCATAAAAACTTTCTTTAAAGGGCGTGAGCATACTTACACAAATTCCCTGCATCCGCATTTCTAAAAAAGCACTTTTCATTAATGCTTTCACACAGCCACGATTGCGATATTCAGGATATGTCCAGACTCCACCGATGCCCCCCATTGATTTGATAACGCCCCGTATCGACTGCTGAAAGCGAAAACATTGCAGCGCCGCCACAATTTTGCCGTCGATTTCTGCTGCCAATACATCATCAGGATTGATCGCCGTCAGGTGCGATCGCGGTAAATCCTGATTAGTCCAGCGCGAATAGGCATACAAATCTCCCTTGAGTATTTCAATACGTTCATTCTTATCAATCTTGCGAATTTTCATGATCAGCTTACGGCATACTCCGTAAATTTACGCATGAAAGGAGAGTGAAAACCGATGACGATATCTTGCTTTGGTACACCCTGTTTCACTAACTCTTCCGCAAAATCGATTTCTGTACCGTTGTATTGCAACCAGATTTTACCTTGTTTAATATCGAAGTGCAGGATGCAACCATAAATACGATGATCGTTCTCCCAGCCAACATTAATAATTTGGTAATGATCATGCTCTACATCAAAAACTAGGTCGCGATCTACACCATTTCTTCTATAGTCATTATGGGCATATTCTTTGATTAATCTTTTAACAATTTCTCGATATTGGTTTAATTTATCCATTGTGCTATCTCCTCTCTGTTTGGGTTGTAAACAATCAATTTTATGTTTTGGGTTTTAATGATTAGTTGGATTAATTCCAGTTTAAAAAATGTTTCATAAATAGTATTGGGAACTGCTAAATACATTATGCGATCTGGCTCTTTTTGGCTCAGTGCTGTGCGATAGTTAATAAATTGTCCTAGTGCTTTGTGAAATTCAGAAATTGCTGAGCCACTAATAAAGCTCTTAACCTCAACTGCAATTTTTTCCCCTTTTCTTTCTGCTGCAATTAGTTTTTCTGCCCCTAAGTCAATATATATTTCAACTCCACCAAAGTCTAAATACATTGGATCGTGGGTAATTTCCCATCCTTCTTTCTCTAACCCTATTTTGACCGTATCATGAAAAATATCTTTGGCTGGCATATAGCTAGAGAAACAATAATTTTTTCTGGAAATGGCTAGAGGTTTTCTTGCAGTCTAACGACTAATACTGAATTATTTATGATTTCAGCCTATGGGCAGGGTATTGTTTTAGCTCTGCGATCGCAACTTGGTACAATAGTAAATTATTATTTAAAATAAAGATTTTAGACATTACACATTTAGAGGACTGTTATGGCAGGTACTACTGGAGAGCGCCCATTTTCCGACATTATTACCAGCGTTCGTTATTGGCTAATCCATAGCCTCACCATTCCTGCACTGTTTTTGGCAGGTTGGTTGTTTGTAAGCACAGGCTTAGCCTATGACGTATTTGGCACACCACGCCCTAACGAGTACTACTCTCAAGATCGCCAAACTGCGCCCATTGTAATCGAGCGCTACAATGTTGACGCTGAGATTTCCGCAACTGGGAAATAACTCCGAACTATTTCTCTGCTAAATATTGCAAGACTCAGTTCATTCTGTTTATCGCGTTAAACCACTGCAAAAATTTACTCATTCACTATGGCAAGCAACAATCCTAACCAACCCGTTCAATATCCTGTATTCACCTTCCGTTGGCTAGCAGTTCACGGTTTAGGCGTTCCTACCGTGTTTTTTATTGGCGCGATCGCAGCAATGCAATTCATTAGCCGCTAGTTCTTATTCATTCCAGACGTAATCTAGAAACAAAATACAAGAAAAC containing:
- a CDS encoding sensor histidine kinase, which codes for MQPFLFVYNQTNIPVAMKLELLWLLVGIVIGAIATSACWFSWHYAQKRRNRKFRKRSRQVFKVKSLHSLKSWAQNIQQNIQQDLQQKYRDQFGNNQFLEYESDRLLWEKIVEAAPIGYIQVDQDNHLNVCNQRAATMMGINNHQQGLLRKPFLLQVIRSYELDHLIEQTRSQSMGSQVDWVFHPAIPDPVDPVPQQGRPIRAYSIYLEQGQVGIFLEDRQEAIAIAQQRDRWTSDVAHELKTPLTSIRLVAETIEPRVDPAARIWVERLLSEIDRITNLVKDLLDLGQMDVGIEPPLHLREVNLASLVRSVWTTLEPLANRKQVILKYLGDETTSLLVDESRIYRLLLNLLDNSIKHSPALQSITIRASVVDTNIEIETIDAGEGFPEDALPYLFDRFYRIDSSRTRSGLDYGGSGLGLAIAQQIVLLHKGTITAKNHPETGGAWITIALPYQHPANNGKLANLTA
- a CDS encoding FAD-binding oxidoreductase; its protein translation is MSANSDKDIPVNIYRPANPFTAKCISNEVLVRPGAAGDTRHVKFDISGGDLRYLEGQSIGVVPPGEDKNGKPHKLRLYSIASTRLGDDLDGKTLSLSVKRLEYKNEAGETVKGVCSNFLTDLKPGDDVKLTGPVGKEMLLPDDPNATIIMIATGTGIAPFRAFLWRMFKEKHPDYKFNGLAWLFFGVPTDSAVLYKPDLEWLAYRNKRNFRYDVAISREQKNDKGEKMYIQNRMAEYADEFWELLQKPSTHTYMCGLRGMEDGIAEFMTTTAEKNGAVWKDFEKQMKKDGRWHVETY
- the ilvB gene encoding biosynthetic-type acetolactate synthase large subunit, with the translated sequence MRTTGAFALIDSVRRQGVKHIFGYPGGAILPVYDEIYQAESRGEIKHYLVRHEQGAVHAADGYARATGQVGVCVATSGPGATNLVTGIATAQMDSIPMVVITGQVPSYAIGTDAFQETDIWGITLPIVKHSYVIRKPEDIARIVAEAFHIAGTGRPGPVLIDIPKDIAQQAFDYNPEVEIDLPGYQAKVKGHLHQIAAAIALIRESKRPLLYAGGGAVLADAHAEIAELAKRFQLPVTTTLMGKGTYDENNYLSLGMLGMHGTAYANFAVQGCDLLIAVGARFDDRVTGRLDKFAPDAKVIHIDIDPAEVGKNRKPDVPIVGDVKEVLQALLDATSYEETIQTKDWFKQLDEWREDYPLEVPTYEGILSPQQVIYEFGKQSPNACFTTDVGQHQMWAAQLIKTGPRKWISSAGLGTMGYGMPAAMGAKVALPDEQVICISGDASIQMNIQELGTLAQYGINVKVIIVNNGWQGMVRQWQESFYDERYSSSNMEAGMPDFIKLAEAYGIKGVKVIEPSDLQSAVAEILAYDGPVFADFRVKRDENCYPMVPPGASNDQMVGLQTPKRSQLSKEAQEIASELERTAQLV
- a CDS encoding RNA pyrophosphohydrolase — protein: MKPEKSYRPNVGLIVFNRKGEVLVGERLGVPDSWQFPQGGIDEGEDPQVAALRELYEEVGIDNAELAYVHPEWLYYDFPPSLKLTGKWANYCGQRQRWYAFYWDHPASDCKLDIHDREFRVVQFMAIEQTLDSIVRFKREVYQQVVKIFTPVIRDYIGKLR
- a CDS encoding DUF5684 domain-containing protein; the encoded protein is MNLSKYLPLQYLRVTWRRVALFLITLLAVVSLQHLIAAPSPAASSLPNNSTSSAIAVASVQNGDQLIAQSSDPTTVNYDSLTEEQKALADKILLFAGTFGLVAYLFTSFCLMKIADKLDIPNSWLSWVPIAQIWVMVRAAGKPGWWLILFFIPLVNFVIGLIVFFSIPTSLNKSSLYGLLIFVPILGVFLYFGLLAFT
- a CDS encoding DJ-1 family glyoxalase III; protein product: MTRVLIPLFEGFEEIEAVTIIDVLRRGGIEVVTAGLVTTTVMGAHAIAIIADKLLDEVDTSKFDAIVLAGGAGTFRLREDHRIASIIKAQAAANKIVAAICAAPTVLSNAGLLRGKQATSFPAVKEQLEVGEYLEVPVVVDGNVVTSRGAGTAMAFALKLVEILQGEAIANKLAKDMIV
- a CDS encoding GGDEF domain-containing protein, encoding MSHPKNIQSENTWRKVLLGLGHFRSVLAITLFSILLSAVITFGIMTLLWWEGLDVLLKSLLVAVIVPAVVAPLASSFVVQLLFELEELQAQLLEMVNRDPLTKVHSRRYIMDCLEIESNRSLRSNEPMSLLMIDADNFKSINDSYGHATGDLVLQKIAHTCESTLRPYDVIARFGGEEFVVLLPNTTLLEACDVAERIRENVAGATIKSTDGAMISVTISVGISLFTPPDLRCMNLISNADRGLYKAKHNGRNQCAIALDSKQ
- a CDS encoding Fur family transcriptional regulator, whose product is MKEKLTRSQERVLHLLQHHDHAVSAQDIHSELRNSEKSVGLATVYRSLETLKLQGLIKALTLPNGETVYSVTRADRHHLNCLNCGKSLPIDSCPIHDLGNQLAKKHTFQIYYHTLEFFGLCSQCQQATD
- the eis gene encoding enhanced intracellular survival protein Eis is translated as MKIRKIDKNERIEILKGDLYAYSRWTNQDLPRSHLTAINPDDVLAAEIDGKIVAALQCFRFQQSIRGVIKSMGGIGGVWTYPEYRNRGCVKALMKSAFLEMRMQGICVSMLTPFKESFYESLGYAIANATNEITIPIASLINYLKTNYLKLPNQNNWSCDRFPATEVRDILSNFLYENLRSQSLLPHSHGLAVTNFTYDQWWHLHRQKLCVVVKRDRQTAALAIYGIDSSGNLPMSDRQIEISSIFWTDVESRDRLFAFFASHRDQIHSLKMPIPLNANVHSWLSDAGKLQSSITEPWMVRIVDVVEALNGLPITCEPFTFALSDPQCSWNESIFRVDGDRGSLTVKRYNGDVQNIAIDFHATIAGISALIYGTCAIGELVHNQWITNLNPVTSKLLENAFTPCVIYNPFKF
- a CDS encoding XisI protein yields the protein MDKLNQYREIVKRLIKEYAHNDYRRNGVDRDLVFDVEHDHYQIINVGWENDHRIYGCILHFDIKQGKIWLQYNGTEIDFAEELVKQGVPKQDIVIGFHSPFMRKFTEYAVS
- a CDS encoding XisH family protein; protein product: MPAKDIFHDTVKIGLEKEGWEITHDPMYLDFGGVEIYIDLGAEKLIAAERKGEKIAVEVKSFISGSAISEFHKALGQFINYRTALSQKEPDRIMYLAVPNTIYETFFKLELIQLIIKTQNIKLIVYNPNREEIAQWIN